From a region of the Micromonospora tarapacensis genome:
- the mshB gene encoding N-acetyl-1-D-myo-inositol-2-amino-2-deoxy-alpha-D-glucopyranoside deacetylase, with translation MTVVTTLPDRRLLLVHAHPDDESIGTGSTMAHYAASGAHVTLVTCTLGEEGEIHVPELAGLAATEADQLGGYRITELAAACAELGVTDHRFLGGAGRYRDSGMMGLPTNEHPRAFWRADLDEAAGQLLEIIREIRPQVLVTYDDNGFYGHPDHIQAHRVAMRAVELAAAEGLAPAKVYWTAMPQSVLEAGMTHFAEASDNPFAGIADATELPFCTPDKEIAARVDATEQHAAKEAAMRSHATQIPATSWLYSIAGNFGAEFMGVEYFTLALGEKGPGRGPYGWEPDLFAGLDVAGGPEPAPAPSAGRR, from the coding sequence GTGACCGTCGTGACGACGCTGCCTGACCGCCGCCTGCTGCTGGTCCACGCGCACCCCGACGACGAGTCCATCGGCACCGGCTCGACCATGGCCCACTACGCGGCCAGCGGTGCCCACGTCACGCTGGTCACCTGCACGCTGGGCGAGGAGGGCGAGATCCACGTGCCGGAGTTGGCCGGTCTCGCCGCCACGGAGGCGGACCAGCTCGGCGGGTACCGGATCACCGAGCTGGCCGCGGCGTGCGCCGAACTCGGCGTCACCGACCACCGCTTCCTCGGCGGCGCCGGGCGCTACCGCGACTCGGGCATGATGGGCCTGCCCACCAACGAGCACCCCCGCGCGTTCTGGCGGGCGGATCTCGACGAGGCCGCCGGGCAACTGCTGGAGATCATCCGGGAGATACGGCCACAGGTGCTGGTCACGTACGACGACAACGGCTTCTACGGCCACCCCGACCACATCCAGGCACACCGGGTGGCGATGCGGGCCGTCGAACTGGCCGCCGCGGAGGGGCTCGCCCCGGCGAAGGTCTATTGGACGGCCATGCCGCAGAGCGTGCTGGAAGCGGGCATGACGCACTTCGCGGAGGCGTCGGACAATCCCTTCGCCGGCATCGCCGACGCCACCGAGCTGCCCTTCTGCACGCCGGACAAGGAGATCGCGGCGCGCGTCGACGCCACCGAGCAGCACGCCGCGAAGGAGGCGGCGATGCGCTCCCACGCTACCCAGATCCCGGCCACCTCCTGGCTCTACTCGATCGCCGGCAACTTCGGTGCCGAGTTCATGGGGGTGGAGTACTTCACCCTCGCGCTGGGGGAGAAGGGGCCGGGCAGGGGCCCGTACGGTTGGGAGCCGGACCTGTTCGCCGGGCTGGACGTCGCCGGTGGCCCCGAGCCCGCACCGGCCCCGTCGGCCGGCCGCCGGTGA
- a CDS encoding GNAT family N-acetyltransferase: MLREQDVGHRIVVRRRTGMRAGRPVYSDALGELVELTETHLTLTTRHGRLRVPIAEVHRAKRVPAARRPTAAAVVELELAADEAWPAPTRDRLGDWLLRAADGWTGRANSALPVGDPDRPLPAALDEIERWYAERGQRALVNTPLPLAAPVGAELDLRGWHSRPPVLVQTAPLAALTPASPTGPLIDAAGTGGPAGVVVELAATPTNDWLTVAAGRKGGLPAAARQVLTGVDQVRFAHAYDAGALVAIGRGTVTGQGRWLGLCLIEVLPAARRRGLAAGLVGALARWAGATGATDAFLQVEQRNVPAVTLYRKLGFTTHHTYRTRVAPG; the protein is encoded by the coding sequence GTGCTCCGAGAGCAGGACGTGGGACACCGGATCGTGGTCCGGCGCCGCACGGGTATGCGCGCCGGTCGCCCGGTCTATTCCGACGCCCTCGGCGAACTGGTCGAGTTGACCGAGACCCATCTCACATTGACCACGCGGCACGGGCGGCTGCGTGTCCCGATCGCGGAGGTGCACCGGGCCAAGCGGGTTCCGGCGGCCCGGCGGCCCACCGCCGCCGCGGTGGTGGAGTTGGAGCTCGCGGCCGACGAGGCCTGGCCGGCGCCCACCCGTGACCGGCTCGGTGACTGGCTGCTGCGCGCCGCCGACGGCTGGACCGGCCGGGCCAACTCGGCCCTGCCGGTGGGTGACCCGGACCGGCCGTTGCCGGCGGCGCTGGACGAGATCGAACGCTGGTACGCCGAGCGGGGCCAGCGGGCGCTGGTCAACACGCCGCTGCCGCTGGCCGCACCGGTCGGCGCCGAACTCGACCTGAGGGGTTGGCACAGTCGCCCGCCGGTGCTGGTGCAGACGGCCCCGCTCGCCGCCCTCACGCCGGCGTCGCCGACCGGCCCGCTGATCGACGCGGCCGGCACGGGCGGCCCGGCCGGTGTCGTGGTCGAACTGGCGGCCACCCCGACCAACGACTGGCTCACGGTGGCCGCCGGCCGCAAGGGTGGCCTGCCGGCCGCCGCCCGGCAGGTGCTCACCGGCGTCGACCAGGTCCGCTTCGCCCACGCGTACGACGCCGGCGCACTGGTGGCGATCGGCCGGGGCACGGTCACCGGGCAGGGGCGCTGGCTGGGGCTGTGCCTGATCGAGGTGCTGCCCGCCGCCCGCCGCCGTGGCCTGGCTGCCGGACTGGTCGGCGCGCTCGCCCGGTGGGCCGGCGCGACGGGAGCAACCGACGCCTTCCTCCAGGTGGAGCAGCGCAACGTGCCTGCCGTCACGCTCTACCGCAAGCTCGGCTTCACCACCCATCACACCTACCGGACCCGGGTCGCCCCGGGCTGA
- the fdxA gene encoding ferredoxin, which produces MTYIIAEPCVDVLDKACIEECPVDCIYEGNRMLYIHPDECVDCGACEPVCPVEAIFYEDDVPEQWKDYTGANYEFFEDLGSPGGASKIGKVEKDTTFVAAQPPRGEGH; this is translated from the coding sequence GTGACCTACATCATCGCCGAGCCGTGCGTCGATGTGCTCGACAAGGCATGCATCGAGGAGTGCCCGGTCGACTGCATTTACGAGGGCAATCGGATGCTCTACATCCACCCCGACGAGTGCGTCGACTGTGGTGCCTGCGAGCCCGTCTGCCCGGTGGAGGCGATCTTCTACGAAGACGACGTGCCGGAACAGTGGAAGGACTACACCGGCGCCAACTACGAGTTCTTCGAGGACCTGGGCTCGCCCGGCGGCGCCTCGAAGATCGGCAAGGTGGAGAAGGACACCACCTTCGTGGCCGCCCAGCCACCTCGCGGCGAGGGCCACTGA
- the dapC gene encoding succinyldiaminopimelate transaminase — MNRPAPVSSRLPEFTWDALEAAAALAVTHPDGPINLSMGTPVDPVPEVIRRALADAADAPGYPLTAGTPALRDAIAAWVARACGAGADGLGVLPTIGSKELVAWLPTLLGVGPGDVVVVPPIAYPTYEDGARLAGATTVRADSLTTVGPTSRVRLVWINSPGNPTGRVLPAAHLRKVVDWARERGAVVASDECYLPLGWDAAPVSVLSPEVCGGSYDSVLAVHSLSKRSNLAGYRAGFVAGDPALVAELLKIRKHAGMIVPAPVQAAMIAALRDERHADEQRERYRARRETLRAAFTGAGFAVEHSEAGLYLWLTRGEDCWDTVDWLARRGILVAAGVFYGPGARQYVRAALTESDERIAAVAARLAQP; from the coding sequence CTGAACCGGCCCGCCCCGGTCTCGTCGCGGCTGCCTGAGTTCACCTGGGACGCCCTGGAGGCCGCGGCCGCGCTGGCCGTGACGCATCCGGACGGCCCGATCAACCTCTCCATGGGCACGCCGGTCGACCCGGTGCCGGAGGTGATCCGGCGGGCGCTGGCCGATGCGGCCGACGCGCCGGGCTACCCGTTGACGGCCGGCACCCCGGCGCTGCGGGACGCGATCGCCGCCTGGGTGGCCCGGGCGTGCGGCGCCGGGGCCGACGGGCTCGGGGTGCTCCCGACGATCGGCTCCAAGGAGCTGGTCGCCTGGTTGCCCACCCTGCTCGGGGTGGGGCCCGGGGATGTCGTCGTGGTGCCGCCGATCGCCTACCCGACCTATGAGGACGGGGCCCGCCTGGCCGGGGCCACGACCGTACGCGCCGACTCGCTGACCACCGTCGGCCCGACCTCCCGGGTACGCCTCGTCTGGATCAACTCGCCGGGCAACCCGACCGGGCGGGTGCTGCCCGCCGCCCACCTGCGCAAGGTGGTGGACTGGGCGCGGGAGCGCGGCGCGGTGGTCGCGAGCGACGAGTGCTACCTCCCGCTCGGCTGGGACGCCGCACCGGTGTCGGTGCTCTCGCCCGAGGTCTGCGGCGGCTCGTACGACTCGGTGCTGGCCGTGCACTCGCTGTCCAAGCGCTCCAACCTGGCCGGCTACCGGGCCGGCTTCGTGGCCGGTGACCCGGCGCTGGTGGCCGAGCTGCTCAAGATCCGGAAGCATGCGGGGATGATCGTTCCCGCGCCGGTGCAGGCGGCCATGATCGCCGCCCTGCGTGACGAGCGGCACGCCGACGAGCAGCGGGAGCGGTACCGCGCGCGGCGCGAGACGCTGCGGGCGGCGTTCACCGGTGCCGGCTTCGCCGTGGAGCACTCCGAGGCGGGGCTCTATCTCTGGCTGACCCGGGGCGAGGACTGCTGGGACACGGTGGACTGGCTGGCCCGCCGGGGGATCCTGGTCGCCGCCGGTGTCTTCTACGGCCCCGGCGCCCGGCAGTACGTCCGGGCGGCGTTGACGGAGTCCGACGAGCGGATC